The Pocillopora verrucosa isolate sample1 chromosome 2, ASM3666991v2, whole genome shotgun sequence genome has a segment encoding these proteins:
- the LOC136279077 gene encoding ALK tyrosine kinase receptor-like: MVNKMVKVKSRRNLVTLNVILLLSFTPLSLALTRSDVWKSSLIGTRHNYALVGHVMFSRVAKGSMVCSQLCLSKPGCLSFNFKKRQEIDSEGLCELNQRRCHGDREVTLTPIRGYVYGEFVDAELKRYTFTSLGAQGPHGPTTAEVVGYSGTRLEGQVDIENGYQLWKVPISGTYSIEALGASGGNGTCQSCVEWKLGGLGARIKGTFYFIKDTRLRIVIGQQGLPTLTFPQRPGGGGGGTFVTLAIDRTKIIIAGGGGGGGLAKAGFEDGDPGQATQNGTRYGGHDGTGGQRFNTAHKALDNGEIKASSGAGYIGDGDADGNGNPAKSFLSGATGGFHAVDNGGVGGGGFGMTHGGGGGGYSGGGIIGSTNSGASGGGGSFNSGSHQVNEAGVNRGNGKVIITIIT, from the exons ATGGTCAACAAAATGGTTAAAGTAAAGTCCAGAAG aAACTTGGTCACACTAAATGTGATTCTTTTACTGAGTTTCACTCCGCTCTCATTGGCCTTGACACGTTCCGACGTCTGGAAGTCGTCTTTGATCGGCACTCGACATAACTATGCATTGGTAGGACATGTGATGTTCAGTCGTGTTGCCAAAGGAAGCATGGTATGTTCGCAACTTTGCTTGTCAAAACCAGGTTGTCTCTCGTTTAACTTTAAAAAACGACAAGAAATTGACAGTGAAGGTTTGTGCGAGCTTAACCAGCGCCGTTGTCATGGCGACCGAGAAGTGACCCTCACGCCAATCAGAGGATATGTTTATGGCGAGTTTGTAGATGCTGAACTAAAACGATACACTTTTACATCATTGGGAGCTCAAGGCCCACATGGACCAACAACAGCAGAAGTAGTGGGTTACAGTGGCACCAGATTAGAGGGTCAAGTAGACATTGAAAATGGATACCAGCTTTGGAAAGTTCCTATCTCCGGGACCTACTCCATAGAAGCTCTTGGCGCGTCTGGAGGTAATGGAACGTGTCAGAGTTGCGTAGAATGGAAGCTCGGTGGACTGGGAGCGAGGATAAAAGGAACTTTCTATTTCATCAAGGACACGAGGCTCAGGATTGTCATAGGTCAACAGGGTCTCCCAACCCTTACCTTCCCGCAGCGTcctgggggagggggtggtggcACGTTTGTTACTCTTGCAATTGACAGGACCAAGATTATCATTGCcggagggggaggaggaggaggtctTGCCAAAGCAGGCTTTGAAGATGGAGATCCAGGTCAAGCAACCCAAAATGGCACTCGCTACGGCGGGCACGATGGAACAGGAGGGCAGCGGTTTAACACAGCGCATAAAGCCCTTGATAATGGTGAAATCAAAGCAAGCTCAGGAGCTGGGTATATAGGCGATGGAGACGCTGATGGAAATGGAAACCCAGCGAAGAGTTTCCTTTCGGGTGCTACGGGAGGATTTCATGCCGTGGATAATGGGGGGGTTGGTGGAGGAGGTTTTGGAATGACTCATGGGGGTGGTGGAGGGGGATATTCGGGAGGCGGGATTATCGGCAGCACAAATTCAGGAGCCTCAGGGGGAGGAGGTTCGTTTAATTCTGGTTCTCATCAGGTAAACGAGGCTGGGGTCAATAGAGGGAATGGTAAGGTTATCATAACAATCATAACATGA